The DNA sequence TCCCTGCATTCAAACCAGGTAAAGCATTGAAAGATGCAGTTAAATAATCGGTAAAAATGAAGTTGAGGCCTTACGGGGCTTCAGCTTTATTTTTTTTGGGCATTGATGAGCGAGTCTTTCAGGGACGTTTGCTGTGGCCTTGACGGAGAAAAGCCTGAGGAACAAATAGATACAGATGCTGAACTTTATGATAAAATGTAAAGGAAGAGCACCAGCAAAAAGAGTGCATTTGAAGGAGCAGTAGACGAATGAATAATGACGCACATGCAATGATAGAAGCCATTCAAAAGAATGATTTGGATGCGGCTGTCCAACTGTTCAAACAATCAGTTGAGCAATCCGTCCTGGAGAACAACAGCGCTGATTTGGCCGAATTGGCGGAAACGATGCATGCCTTGGGCTTCTTGAGTGAAGCAAAAGAGGCATATGGAGCATTGAACTACCTGGCCCCCCAGATACAGGAGTGGAATATCGCCTTGGCAGAAATCGCCATCGACGAAGACGATTACGATCAAGCTTTGGATATCCTCCTAACAATCGATAAAGAAAGCGACGTATACCCGCAAGCTTTGTTGACGATGGCTGATGCTTATCAAGTGCAGGGACTCTACGAAGTCAGCGAAAAGAAAATTTTTGAAGCAATGGCGCTGTTGCCGGATGAACCCATATTGGATTATGCCTTGGCGCAACTTTACCATTCGATCGGGGAGTACAAGAAGGCGATCCCAATCTATGAGGAACTTTCATACGGAAACGGAGAAATCGCATCCGAAACGCAACTGAATTTTTTCCTGGGCGACTGCCACAATGCCATCGGCGAATTCGAGAAAGCTTTGGAGTATCTGGAAAAAATCCCGGCTGATGAACATTTCCCGGACAGTTATTTCCAACTCGGCTTCACCTATTTCCAACTCAAGGAATATGCGCGCGCCATCACCATTTTTAATAAATTGCTCGAAGCAGACAATGCTTACCTGAGCGCTTACCTGTACTTGGCGAATGCGCTTGAGGCTGAATTGGAGTTGGAAGAAGCGCTTGCTGTTTTGGAACAGGCCATCCTGCGGAATCCTTATCAACATGAATTTTACACGACAGCAGCCAGCTTGCAATTGAAGCTGAACCGGGAGCAGGATGCGGAACGTAATTTGCGCGAAGCGGCAGCACTTGAACCGGACCTTTCCAGTATCCATTTGGCCTTGGGGAATCTGTTGCTGAAACAAGGGAGATTTGAGGAATTGGTAGCTTATATTGCAGACCGGGCAGAGCAGGAAGACAACGATCCGCAATACAATTGGTTGCTGGCAGCCAGTCATAATGCCTTGGAGGAATACGATTCGGCAAACAAAGAATACATGGCGGCTTATCCGCATTTTGACGATAATGAGTCCTTTTTACTGGAGTATGCAGCATTCTTGAGAGAAGAAGGCAATTGGGAAAAATTGAGTGAGGTCATCCACCAAGGTTTGGCTCTTTATCCGGCCAACATTGAGTTGCTTCAACTCCATGATGATCTGCACGATTCAGATCAATAAGTCATCATCCCATCGGATAGGAGGTTTTAAAATGATGAATCCTACTTTGGAGGAGAAAAAAAATTTTATTTCTTGGTTTATTCAGAATTATCAATTGAAGCGCAGAGAGTCTCTTTGGATACTCAATTATCTGCTCAATCATGAGATTTTGTTGAAGAATATCCATCTGATCGAGGAAGTCCATACAACGAACAGAGGAATGGGGTTTGCTGTAGTCGGAAATCCGAAAGATGCCTTCATGTACTATAAAGACGGAAAGACATTCGAAGATCCCGAACAGGCATTCCACGATCTGCGCTTGAATTGGAAAGAGGATTTTTATCTGGAGTTGTTCTTTGATCAATCCTACCAAGTCCTTTCATTTTTTGGTGTTCTGGAGGACAATCCTTACATCCAAGACTCCGAAATTTTCGATAAGGATCTGGAAGAAATTGTAGAAAAATCATTGGAAAAGTTGGCGGTGAAGGATCGCATCCATTATCTGAAAAAACAGATCGATATCGCGCTGATCCAATACGATGAAACCAGCTTCAGGAAGTTCACGAAAGAATTAAAAGAGTTGGAAGAAAAAAATATGATCTGATACAACGCGGATACGGCGCGGAAAAAGCGTGCCGGCAGCGTTAAACGGAAGGGAACGTGCAGAATGAAAATTGTAGTTTCGGGTTTTAAAGGCAAAATGGGGACCGCGTGCACAAATATGGTCTTGCGTCAGGAAGATTTTATTTTGGCGGCTGTATACGATCCTTTCGCAGCAGAAAAGCAACTGGATGAATTACCGCAATATGCCGGACATCCTGTGAAAGTATTCAGTGACAAAGCGACCCTCGTCAAGGAAGTCGATGCTGATGTTTGGATCGATTTTTCAAGACCGGATGCAGCCTATGACAACACACGTTTCGCCCTTGAAAACGGGATGCGCCCCGTAATCGGCACTACCGGCTTTTCCAGCGAACAACTTGAGGAATTGACCAACTACTCAAAAGAGTTGGGGCTGGGCGGCTTGATTGCGCCAAATTTTGCGATCGGTGCCGTGTTGATGATGGAATTCGCAGCAAAAGCAGCGAAATATTTCCCGGATGTGGAAATCATGGAATTGCATCATGAGAACAAATTGGATGCGCCAAGCGGCACAGCCATCAAAACAGCCGAATTGATCTACGAAGTGAGAGGCGATCATCCACAAGGGCATCCGGAAGAGAAAGAATTGATTGAAGGCGCAAGAGGGGCAGATTACCATGGCATGAAAATCCACAGTGTCAGATTACCGGGCTTGGTCGCGCATCAACAAGTACAATTCGGCAGTGCGGGGGAAGGTTTGATCATCCGCCATGATTCATATGACCGCGACTCTTTCATGAATGGTGTAGCCCTTTCCTGCAGAAAAGTAATGGAAATGGATCGCCTGATCTATGGATTGGAAAACTTCCTATGATCATAAACGCACCGGAATTTCAAAAAGCGATACCAATCATCGAAGCCATCGAACGGGCTGGATATGAAGCCTACTTTGTTGGGGGAAGTGTGCGCGATACGCTGCTGCATCTGGATATTTCGGATGTCGACATCGCATCGAGCGCTATGCCTGAAGAAATTCAGCGGATTTTCCCGATCACTTTTGATGTAGGCATCCAACATGGAACGGTGATGGTTTTACATGAGCGCGAGACATACGAAATAACAACTTTCCGGACAGAATCAAAGTATGAGAAGTTCCGCAGACCAGAAAAAGTCCAGTATGTGCGCAGTCTGCAGGACGATTTGAAAAGGCGCGACTTTACGATCAATGCGATTGCAATCGACCGCCACGGGAACATCAAAGACTACTTCAACGGGCAGGAGGACTTGGCGAACAAATTGATTCGGGCAGTCGGCAATCCGGAAGAGCGCTTCAGGGAAGATGCCTTGCGCATGATGCGCGCAGCCAGATTTGTGAGCCAGTTGGATTTTGAAATCGAGCAAGCGACGAAGGAAGCCATCATCGAGTACCATCCGCTTCTTTCAAAAATCGCGGTGGAGCGCGTTCGCGAAGAGTGGAATAAGCTTCTGATCGGAAGGAACCGCAAGGGCGGAATCAAGTTTTTTGTCGAAACACGGTTATTCCAGATGTGTCCCGGCTTCCAGAATCGGGAGAAGGCATTGATCGATTTGGCCCTTTTCCCGCTGCAATTCAAAGGGACGACCATCGCTTGGACCGTATTGATCCATTTCCTTGATCTGAAGGACGAAGCGATCGAGCCGTTTTTGCGCCAATGGAAGTGTTCCCGCAAGGAAATCATGGATATACGCATAGGCGTGCAGGCACTCAACAAACGCCTGCAACAATTCTGGGACTATCCGCTCCTGTTCGAAACAGGAATCGAAATCGCCATGCAGATAGAAGCCATCATCGAAGGGTTCGGTTTGCCGAACCAGAGCGAAAATTTGATCGAATTGAATGAATCCATGCCGATCCATACACTGAAAGATTTGGCCTTGGACGGAAAAGAACTGCTTTCCTTGCTGGGCATCCAACGTGGCGGTCCTTTCGTGGGTGAGATATTCGAAGAATTGAAAACGCTGGTCCTGGCAAACAAACTGGAGAATAGTCACCCCGCAATCAGGGATTTCATTATGAAAAGAAGGATGATTTATTTGGATGAGACATTCGCAGCCGTTTATACCGTCGGGCAAAAGGATTTGGCTTCCGAAATCGGTTCAGGGACGTTGCCGGTCCTGGCAACGCCGGCATTGCTGGCCATGATCGAAAATGCCTGCATGGGAATCGTTAAGGAACATCTTTCCGAAGGCGATACGACAGTCGGGATACACTGCGATCTGCATCATAAAAAAGCATCTCCCATCCACGCAGAAATCACGGTGACGGTCAGAGTGACGGAGCACAGAGGAAACAAATATTTCTTCGAATGCGCAGCCCATTCGCAAGGTCATGAAATCGCATCGGCGAAGCACACAAGGGCTGTCGTCAACGCAAATGAATTCATGGCTAGTCTGCAGTAGCTTAACTTACTTTTTTTCTCATCATCGGAAGTGTATTGGTACCCACTTGATAAAAAATATGATAAAATAGTTACATATTCAAAAAGTAAATATATCAGGAGTGATTTCGATGAAAAAAGTAATGACAGGTTTGAGATTTATTTTTAGAAACGGCGAAACATGGACGATCAAGCGTGAATATATCGGGGATCTATGGATCAAACAAGTAACAACGAGCTACGGCCGAATCGGAAACAGTGATTTCCAAGAAATCCATCCTTGCGAATCTTTGCGTATCGAAATTAACCAAGAAGCGGATCACGTCAATACGAGCGATATCAACTTGGGCGGACTTGAACAAGGCATGTTCGAGCGCGTTGCGAGCCATCAAGACATCGAAAAAATGGATATCCTGTACCAAGATGAGGATCACCCAAAATCCGACGTCATTGTGGAAGTGGACCGCATCTACTTCCCATATAAAGCTACGGATACCGACGGATTCGACAATGAACACCAATCTTCATCCGTTTCATCCGAAAACAAATTATATATCGTAATCGATCCTGAAAAAAATGTGAAAGATATCTATCCTGACATCGTTTAATGGATCTTAAAAAATGGGCCCTTGCTGATAAAGCGAGGGCCCATTTTTGTGATGTCGGTTGGGCAACCTATCCCTGCAAGCGATCAAAAAAAACCGATAATTATCGATTTTCCAGTAACAACAGCCACGACTTAGGATATAATGAGTTCAGCTGCATACAATGCACAGTTTGATCGGAGAGGCTCCTGTTTTTATGAGATATTTTCAGGGAAAGCCTTGCAGAAAGAAATACCGGAACAGGAGAAGCTTCTGTTTATTTAGGAGATTGTTTTTATGAAGAAAACCTATGCCATTGTCGATCTAGAGACAACGGGATCCAGCTTCAAGCGAGGGGATCGGATCATTCAATTCGGGTGTACCTTGCTTCAGGCCGGCAAAATAGTTCAGGAAATCAATATAACCATCAATCCAGGCAGAAAAATCCCGGATGTCATCGAGAAGTTAACGGGAATCAGGAACAAGGACGTCAAAGAAGCGCCCTATTTTGAAGACGTCTGTGATTTCATCTATAACACGTTGGAAGGTTGCATTTTTGTAGCGCATAACGTGCATTTCGACTACCATTTTTTGGAAAACTCCTTCCATGAAGTCGGCATGCCGCCGCTTTCGCTGCGCGCGATGGACACGGTTGAGTTGACGAAAATCCTGTATCCGACCTTATCCAGTTATCGGTTGGGTGATTTATCGAATCATTTTTTGCTCACGCATGACAGTGCCCATGATGCCGCGAGCGATGCGCATGCAACTGCGGAACTTTTCCTCCAATTGAAGGAGAAGGCCAACAACTTGCCGTTGGTCACGCTTGAAAAGTTGAATTTCTTATCGGCGCATTGTCAGGTGGACAACGATTCCTTTTTCTATGAAAGCTATGAAATCGCCAAAGAGATGCGCTCGCCCCTGCCTCAGAAAATC is a window from the Trichococcus shcherbakoviae genome containing:
- a CDS encoding YpiB family protein, with amino-acid sequence MMNPTLEEKKNFISWFIQNYQLKRRESLWILNYLLNHEILLKNIHLIEEVHTTNRGMGFAVVGNPKDAFMYYKDGKTFEDPEQAFHDLRLNWKEDFYLELFFDQSYQVLSFFGVLEDNPYIQDSEIFDKDLEEIVEKSLEKLAVKDRIHYLKKQIDIALIQYDETSFRKFTKELKELEEKNMI
- a CDS encoding tetratricopeptide repeat protein; translation: MNNDAHAMIEAIQKNDLDAAVQLFKQSVEQSVLENNSADLAELAETMHALGFLSEAKEAYGALNYLAPQIQEWNIALAEIAIDEDDYDQALDILLTIDKESDVYPQALLTMADAYQVQGLYEVSEKKIFEAMALLPDEPILDYALAQLYHSIGEYKKAIPIYEELSYGNGEIASETQLNFFLGDCHNAIGEFEKALEYLEKIPADEHFPDSYFQLGFTYFQLKEYARAITIFNKLLEADNAYLSAYLYLANALEAELELEEALAVLEQAILRNPYQHEFYTTAASLQLKLNREQDAERNLREAAALEPDLSSIHLALGNLLLKQGRFEELVAYIADRAEQEDNDPQYNWLLAASHNALEEYDSANKEYMAAYPHFDDNESFLLEYAAFLREEGNWEKLSEVIHQGLALYPANIELLQLHDDLHDSDQ
- the dapB gene encoding 4-hydroxy-tetrahydrodipicolinate reductase, coding for MKIVVSGFKGKMGTACTNMVLRQEDFILAAVYDPFAAEKQLDELPQYAGHPVKVFSDKATLVKEVDADVWIDFSRPDAAYDNTRFALENGMRPVIGTTGFSSEQLEELTNYSKELGLGGLIAPNFAIGAVLMMEFAAKAAKYFPDVEIMELHHENKLDAPSGTAIKTAELIYEVRGDHPQGHPEEKELIEGARGADYHGMKIHSVRLPGLVAHQQVQFGSAGEGLIIRHDSYDRDSFMNGVALSCRKVMEMDRLIYGLENFL
- a CDS encoding CCA tRNA nucleotidyltransferase codes for the protein MIINAPEFQKAIPIIEAIERAGYEAYFVGGSVRDTLLHLDISDVDIASSAMPEEIQRIFPITFDVGIQHGTVMVLHERETYEITTFRTESKYEKFRRPEKVQYVRSLQDDLKRRDFTINAIAIDRHGNIKDYFNGQEDLANKLIRAVGNPEERFREDALRMMRAARFVSQLDFEIEQATKEAIIEYHPLLSKIAVERVREEWNKLLIGRNRKGGIKFFVETRLFQMCPGFQNREKALIDLALFPLQFKGTTIAWTVLIHFLDLKDEAIEPFLRQWKCSRKEIMDIRIGVQALNKRLQQFWDYPLLFETGIEIAMQIEAIIEGFGLPNQSENLIELNESMPIHTLKDLALDGKELLSLLGIQRGGPFVGEIFEELKTLVLANKLENSHPAIRDFIMKRRMIYLDETFAAVYTVGQKDLASEIGSGTLPVLATPALLAMIENACMGIVKEHLSEGDTTVGIHCDLHHKKASPIHAEITVTVRVTEHRGNKYFFECAAHSQGHEIASAKHTRAVVNANEFMASLQ